The following are encoded together in the Nocardioides thalensis genome:
- a CDS encoding mechanosensitive ion channel family protein → MSSLTAAPSTALAIDWEGTLEDSLNPVIDFVPKLLVFLVILFIGWLIAKAVAKFLGIVLQRVGFTTLLSKAGADRALTSASVNPLDIICKLAYYFILLIALQLALSAFGPSNPVSEIVNDIVRWLPQAVVAIVIVVIAGAVANAVKDLLTGVLGGVSYGPLLAKIASGFIVALGVIAALNQIGIGLSVTMPVLIAVLATVGGILVVGVGGGLIAPMRDRWERWLDQLASETAGNGTHVDPAAASYGTGPGATPTPPPPPPSAGY, encoded by the coding sequence ATGTCATCACTCACCGCTGCGCCCAGCACGGCGCTCGCCATCGACTGGGAGGGGACCCTCGAGGACTCCCTCAACCCGGTCATCGACTTCGTGCCGAAGCTGCTGGTCTTCCTCGTCATCCTCTTCATCGGGTGGCTGATCGCGAAGGCCGTCGCGAAGTTCCTCGGCATCGTCCTGCAGCGCGTCGGCTTCACGACCCTGTTGTCGAAGGCGGGCGCCGACCGGGCGCTGACCTCGGCGTCGGTCAACCCGCTCGACATCATCTGCAAGCTGGCCTACTACTTCATCCTGCTCATCGCGCTCCAGCTCGCGCTGAGCGCGTTCGGGCCGAGCAACCCGGTCAGCGAGATCGTCAACGACATCGTGCGCTGGCTGCCGCAGGCCGTGGTCGCGATCGTCATCGTGGTCATCGCCGGTGCCGTCGCCAACGCGGTGAAGGACCTGCTCACCGGCGTCCTCGGCGGCGTCTCCTACGGACCGCTGCTCGCCAAGATCGCCAGCGGCTTCATCGTGGCCCTCGGTGTGATCGCCGCGCTCAACCAGATCGGGATCGGCCTGTCGGTCACGATGCCGGTGCTGATCGCCGTGCTCGCCACGGTCGGCGGCATCCTCGTGGTCGGCGTGGGTGGTGGCCTGATCGCCCCGATGCGTGACCGCTGGGAGCGCTGGCTCGACCAGCTCGCGAGCGAGACCGCCGGCAACGGCACGCACGTCGACCCGGCCGCGGCGTCGTACGGGACGGGGCCCGGCGCCACGCCGACGCCGCCCCCGCCGCCGCCGTCCGCCGGCTACTGA
- a CDS encoding SigE family RNA polymerase sigma factor, which produces MPTTETFEEFVHATGDRLLRTAVLLCGDRHQAEDLVQSAYATAYARWKLVSRAENPVAYTRQILTRTFLSEKRRKRVSELPLEYGADRASPGPDPTRRLALLDALAGLPRMDRAVLVLRYWEDLPVAEAADQLGITESACRTRSSRALARLRTLYPDLSDQED; this is translated from the coding sequence GTGCCGACCACCGAGACGTTCGAGGAGTTCGTCCACGCGACCGGCGACCGGTTGCTGCGCACGGCGGTGCTCCTGTGCGGCGACCGGCACCAGGCGGAGGACCTCGTGCAGAGTGCCTACGCCACGGCGTACGCCCGCTGGAAGCTCGTCTCCCGCGCCGAGAACCCCGTCGCCTACACCCGCCAGATCCTGACCCGGACCTTCCTCTCCGAGAAGCGCCGCAAGCGGGTGTCCGAGCTCCCCCTCGAGTACGGCGCCGACCGCGCCTCGCCCGGCCCGGACCCGACCCGCCGCCTCGCGCTCCTCGATGCGCTGGCCGGCCTCCCGCGGATGGACCGAGCGGTCCTCGTCCTCCGCTACTGGGAGGACCTCCCCGTCGCCGAGGCGGCGGACCAGCTCGGCATCACCGAGTCGGCCTGCCGCACCCGCTCGTCACGCGCGCTCGCCCGGCTCCGCACCCTCTACCCCGACCTGTCCGACCAGGAGGACTGA
- a CDS encoding LCP family protein: MTERQDSGEPVTRRARRVARSQRRGVAGKRRAYTPHHTVAKVITATLLALAMATGVSVVLVYNHWNGNLLVDDVADQLGNDRPKKKKVEGPQEPMNILVMGSDTREGEGNNIDGMNLSGERSDTTILIHLSASREFAYGISIPRDTMVDRPTCFAEDGSEIPGEQDAIWNDAFSIGGPACTIRQFEQLSGVRIDNYVVVDFGGFKDMVDALDGVEVCIPEEIVDTEHNITLEPGTREIRGDEALSYVRVRSNISDGSDPQRIRRQQAFMASMLNKAVDLGMLARPDRIVGFMNALTGSLQTDFENVSQIADIGSTFRGVGLGEVKFVTTPWQAWPPDPNRIEWTPEVDRLWELVVNDEPLTAEFAEESISAADDPEGTDATDSTEGTEGTDAPTDEGAQGGKKGGDEGLSDDAREYAGLCT, from the coding sequence ATGACAGAACGGCAGGATTCCGGCGAGCCGGTGACCCGGCGCGCGCGCCGCGTCGCGCGCTCGCAGCGCCGCGGTGTCGCCGGCAAGCGCCGCGCCTACACGCCGCACCACACGGTCGCCAAGGTCATCACCGCGACCCTGCTCGCGCTGGCGATGGCCACCGGTGTCTCGGTCGTGCTGGTCTACAACCACTGGAACGGCAACCTCCTGGTCGACGACGTCGCCGACCAGCTGGGCAACGACCGGCCGAAGAAGAAGAAGGTCGAAGGCCCGCAGGAGCCGATGAACATCCTGGTGATGGGCTCCGACACCCGCGAGGGCGAGGGCAACAACATCGACGGGATGAACCTCTCCGGCGAGCGCTCCGACACCACGATCCTGATCCACCTGTCGGCAAGCCGGGAGTTCGCCTACGGCATCAGCATTCCGCGCGACACGATGGTCGACCGCCCCACCTGCTTCGCCGAGGACGGCAGCGAGATCCCCGGCGAGCAGGACGCGATCTGGAACGACGCGTTCTCCATCGGCGGCCCCGCGTGCACCATCCGGCAGTTCGAGCAGCTCAGCGGGGTACGGATCGACAACTACGTCGTCGTCGACTTCGGCGGCTTCAAGGACATGGTCGACGCCCTCGACGGCGTCGAGGTCTGCATCCCCGAGGAGATCGTCGACACCGAGCACAACATCACGCTCGAGCCCGGCACGCGGGAGATCAGGGGCGACGAGGCACTGAGCTACGTCCGGGTGCGGTCCAACATCAGCGACGGCAGCGACCCCCAGCGCATCCGCCGGCAGCAGGCCTTCATGGCCTCGATGCTCAACAAGGCGGTCGACCTCGGCATGCTCGCGCGCCCCGACCGGATCGTGGGCTTCATGAACGCGCTGACCGGCTCCCTGCAGACCGACTTCGAGAACGTGTCGCAGATCGCCGACATCGGCAGCACCTTCCGCGGCGTCGGCCTCGGCGAGGTGAAGTTCGTGACCACCCCGTGGCAGGCCTGGCCGCCCGACCCGAACCGGATCGAGTGGACCCCGGAGGTCGACCGGCTGTGGGAGCTCGTGGTCAACGACGAGCCGCTCACCGCCGAGTTCGCGGAGGAGTCGATCAGCGCCGCCGACGACCCGGAGGGCACCGACGCCACCGACTCGACCGAGGGCACCGAGGGGACCGACGCGCCGACCGACGAGGGCGCCCAGGGCGGCAAGAAGGGCGGCGACGAGGGTCTCTCCGACGACGCCCGCGAGTACGCCGGTCTGTGCACGTGA
- a CDS encoding MscL family protein — translation MEGFKNFILRGNLIEIAVGLIMALAFAEVVNAFVAWLTSLLPDDLYNDLFGESLFGLFLNAVVAFLIMAAVVYFFVVVPYTKAKERFFPDEAPGPSEVELLTQIRDSLANR, via the coding sequence ATGGAAGGCTTCAAGAACTTCATCCTGCGCGGCAATCTCATCGAGATCGCCGTCGGTCTGATCATGGCGCTTGCGTTCGCCGAGGTCGTGAACGCATTCGTCGCCTGGCTCACCAGCCTGCTCCCGGACGACCTGTACAACGACCTCTTCGGCGAGAGCCTGTTCGGGCTCTTCCTCAACGCGGTCGTCGCCTTCTTGATCATGGCCGCGGTCGTCTACTTCTTCGTGGTCGTTCCCTACACCAAGGCGAAGGAGCGGTTCTTCCCCGACGAGGCGCCTGGCCCGTCGGAGGTCGAGCTCCTCACCCAGATCCGCGACTCGCTCGCGAACCGCTGA
- a CDS encoding SAF domain-containing protein, with the protein MDSRDSVDERPRVPLRRRVGDRWVALRRGLLRRRRLIAALCVAGATVVGLRSVAPPPPETVEVLVASRDLPAGAVLTEGDLRVTEVGPDSVPASVVDAPVGATLAAPLREGEAVTDVRLVGPQLVEAAPGTTAVPVRFSDAAQAALLEVGDRVDVLATDPQERVTTTVSYGAVVLAVPATDDGHGALAGRVVVLGIPDADVQQVTSSAVTSFVTYAWRNR; encoded by the coding sequence ATGGATTCTCGGGACTCGGTTGATGAACGGCCGCGCGTGCCGCTGCGGCGGCGCGTGGGTGATCGCTGGGTCGCCCTGCGGCGGGGGCTGCTGCGTCGGCGGCGGCTGATTGCCGCGTTGTGCGTGGCGGGGGCGACCGTCGTCGGGTTGCGGAGTGTGGCGCCGCCTCCTCCGGAGACGGTCGAGGTGCTCGTCGCGTCGCGTGACCTGCCGGCGGGGGCCGTGCTGACGGAAGGGGACCTGCGGGTCACGGAGGTCGGGCCGGACTCCGTGCCTGCGTCTGTGGTCGACGCCCCGGTGGGGGCGACGTTGGCGGCGCCGTTGCGGGAGGGGGAGGCGGTGACGGACGTGCGGCTGGTCGGGCCGCAGCTGGTCGAGGCGGCGCCGGGGACGACGGCGGTGCCGGTGCGGTTCTCCGACGCGGCGCAGGCGGCGCTGCTCGAGGTGGGCGACCGGGTCGACGTGCTCGCGACGGACCCGCAGGAGCGCGTCACGACGACCGTCTCGTACGGCGCGGTCGTGCTGGCGGTTCCGGCCACGGACGACGGGCACGGGGCGCTCGCCGGGCGGGTGGTGGTGCTCGGCATACCAGATGCGGACGTGCAGCAGGTGACGTCGTCCGCCGTGACGTCGTTCGTGACGTACGCGTGGCGGAACCGCTAG
- a CDS encoding FmdB family zinc ribbon protein, whose translation MPTYQYACTDCGHAFEQFQSFSDDALTVCPECDGRLRKLFNAVGVVFKGSGFYRTDSRSGTSTSGSSTTTTSSDSSSSSDSSSSSSSSTSGSASGAGTSAAAAASA comes from the coding sequence ATGCCCACCTACCAGTACGCCTGCACCGACTGCGGCCACGCGTTCGAGCAATTCCAGAGCTTCTCCGACGACGCCCTGACCGTCTGCCCGGAGTGCGACGGCCGGCTGCGCAAGCTCTTCAACGCGGTGGGCGTGGTGTTCAAGGGATCCGGGTTCTACCGGACCGACAGCCGGTCGGGTACGTCGACCTCTGGCTCGTCGACCACGACGACCTCGTCCGACTCCTCGAGCTCTTCCGACTCGTCGTCAAGCAGCAGCAGCAGTACGTCGGGCTCGGCCTCTGGGGCGGGGACCTCTGCTGCTGCGGCGGCGTCTGCGTAG
- a CDS encoding penicillin acylase family protein, which translates to MVDADDIAPARPVGAARPAGPPAPVRWWRTFRGWPGPLRFTTYGAVALVLVLVAVVVFGAVVVRRSWPETDGEIEVPGLNAQAEVIRDEHGIPQIYADTMHDLMLAQGFVHAQERFFEMDVRRHATSGRLAELFGEDALETDLVVRTLGWRRIAERELTLLEPRTRDLLDAYAQGVNAYLSDRSASEISLEYALLGVTGLDYQPADWTAADSVAWLKAMAWDLRGNLEEEIGRAVSASAVGEDRAAALYPDYPYDAHPPIVTSGAVVDEVFEQDAATGDTRLPQRPAPGPVVEEVAQRPSRDLGSDELAAVDRVLDAVPALLGKGDGIGSNAWVVDGSRTESGAPILANDPHLGVSLPGVWMQVGLHCREVSSACPLDAAGFSFSGVPGVVIGHNADIAWGFTNLAPDTTDLFVERVEGDRWQYDGRMLPLRERIETIEVRDGEDVELVVRSTAHGPILSDIDGLLGEQVADAGLAVRDGDRWDHEVALAWTALEPRPTADALVALNLADDWESFRAAMADFAAPGQNVVYADVEGHIGYQATGLVPIRGSGNDGKVPAAGWRPENDWTGEYVPYDALPSVLDPESGMVVTANQSVIDASGGYPYFLTDDSDYGYRSSRIGDLLAGQESLTVEDMSRMQYDDRSPMAEVLVPYLLGVDPGDGYYDDGLALLEGWDFRQQADSAAAAYFNVVWDQLLHRAFDDELPEVAEPDGGDRWFAAVTGLLGRPGDPWWDDVETDEVERRDDILVAALRAARDKLTALQSPNAEEWEWGRLHRLWLRSSTLGESGIGAVERLFNRGPWELPAGGSLVNATGWDAREGFEVATAPSMRMVVPMDDLDAARWVSLTGVSGHAFHPHYTDQTDLWARGDTLPWVFSREAVEDAGEDVLSLLPEE; encoded by the coding sequence ATGGTCGACGCAGACGACATCGCCCCGGCTCGCCCGGTCGGCGCAGCCCGGCCCGCCGGCCCGCCGGCCCCCGTCCGTTGGTGGCGCACCTTCCGGGGATGGCCCGGACCGCTCCGGTTCACGACGTACGGCGCGGTCGCGCTGGTGCTGGTGCTGGTCGCGGTCGTCGTGTTCGGCGCGGTCGTCGTCCGCCGCTCTTGGCCCGAGACCGACGGCGAGATCGAGGTGCCCGGCCTGAACGCGCAGGCCGAGGTGATCCGCGACGAGCACGGCATCCCGCAGATCTACGCCGACACGATGCACGACCTGATGCTCGCCCAGGGCTTCGTCCACGCGCAGGAGCGCTTCTTCGAGATGGACGTGCGCCGCCACGCCACCTCCGGCCGGCTGGCCGAGCTGTTCGGGGAGGACGCGCTCGAGACCGACCTCGTCGTGCGCACCCTCGGGTGGCGGCGGATCGCCGAGCGGGAGCTCACGCTGCTCGAGCCGCGCACCCGCGACCTGCTCGACGCCTACGCGCAGGGCGTCAACGCGTACCTGTCCGACCGCTCGGCGTCGGAGATCTCGCTGGAGTACGCCTTGCTCGGCGTGACCGGGCTCGACTACCAGCCCGCCGACTGGACCGCCGCCGACTCCGTCGCCTGGCTCAAGGCGATGGCCTGGGACCTCCGCGGCAACCTCGAGGAGGAGATCGGGCGGGCGGTCAGCGCATCGGCGGTCGGCGAGGACCGCGCGGCCGCGCTGTACCCGGACTATCCCTACGACGCGCACCCGCCGATCGTCACCAGCGGCGCGGTGGTCGACGAGGTCTTCGAGCAGGACGCCGCGACCGGTGACACCCGGCTGCCGCAGCGGCCGGCACCCGGCCCGGTGGTCGAGGAGGTCGCCCAGCGACCGTCACGAGACCTGGGGAGTGACGAGCTCGCCGCGGTCGACCGGGTGCTGGACGCCGTACCGGCGCTTCTCGGCAAGGGCGACGGCATCGGCAGCAACGCGTGGGTGGTCGACGGGTCGCGCACCGAGAGCGGCGCGCCGATCCTCGCCAACGACCCGCACCTGGGCGTCTCGCTGCCGGGTGTCTGGATGCAGGTCGGCCTGCACTGCCGGGAGGTCAGCTCGGCCTGCCCTCTCGACGCGGCGGGCTTCAGCTTCTCCGGCGTGCCGGGCGTCGTCATCGGCCACAACGCCGACATCGCGTGGGGCTTCACCAACCTGGCGCCGGACACCACGGACCTCTTCGTGGAGCGCGTCGAGGGCGACCGCTGGCAGTACGACGGGCGAATGCTGCCGCTGCGCGAGCGGATCGAGACGATCGAGGTGCGCGACGGCGAGGACGTCGAGCTCGTGGTGCGGTCGACCGCCCACGGTCCGATCCTCTCCGACATCGACGGCCTGCTGGGGGAGCAGGTCGCCGACGCCGGGCTGGCCGTCCGGGACGGGGACCGGTGGGACCACGAGGTCGCCCTGGCGTGGACGGCGCTGGAGCCGCGCCCGACCGCGGACGCCCTGGTCGCGCTCAACCTCGCCGACGACTGGGAGTCCTTCCGTGCCGCGATGGCCGACTTCGCGGCCCCCGGCCAGAACGTCGTCTACGCCGACGTCGAGGGCCACATCGGCTACCAGGCCACCGGGCTGGTGCCGATCCGCGGGTCCGGCAACGACGGCAAGGTCCCGGCGGCCGGCTGGCGGCCGGAGAACGACTGGACGGGCGAGTACGTCCCCTACGACGCGCTGCCGAGCGTCCTCGACCCGGAGTCGGGCATGGTGGTGACCGCCAACCAGTCGGTGATCGACGCCTCCGGCGGCTATCCGTACTTCCTCACCGACGACAGCGACTACGGCTACCGGTCCTCGCGCATCGGCGACCTGCTCGCCGGGCAGGAGTCGCTGACCGTCGAGGACATGTCCCGGATGCAGTACGACGACCGCAGCCCGATGGCCGAGGTGCTCGTCCCCTACCTCCTCGGCGTCGATCCCGGCGACGGCTACTACGACGACGGGCTCGCCCTGCTCGAGGGATGGGACTTCCGCCAGCAGGCCGACAGCGCCGCGGCGGCGTACTTCAACGTCGTCTGGGACCAGCTGCTGCACCGCGCCTTCGACGACGAGCTGCCCGAGGTGGCCGAGCCCGACGGCGGCGACCGCTGGTTCGCCGCGGTGACCGGCCTGCTCGGGCGTCCCGGCGACCCGTGGTGGGACGACGTCGAGACCGACGAGGTGGAGCGCCGCGACGACATCCTGGTGGCGGCACTGCGCGCGGCCCGCGACAAGCTCACCGCGCTCCAGTCGCCGAACGCCGAGGAGTGGGAGTGGGGCAGGCTGCACCGCCTCTGGCTGCGGTCGTCGACCCTCGGCGAGTCCGGCATCGGCGCGGTCGAGCGGCTGTTCAACCGCGGACCCTGGGAGCTGCCCGCCGGCGGCTCCTTGGTCAACGCGACCGGGTGGGACGCCCGCGAGGGGTTCGAGGTCGCGACCGCCCCGTCGATGCGGATGGTCGTACCGATGGACGACCTCGACGCCGCGCGCTGGGTCTCGCTCACCGGTGTCTCGGGCCACGCGTTCCACCCGCACTACACCGACCAGACCGACCTCTGGGCGCGCGGCGACACGCTGCCGTGGGTGTTCTCGCGAGAGGCGGTCGAGGACGCCGGCGAGGACGTGCTGTCCCTGCTCCCGGAGGAGTAG
- a CDS encoding 5-formyltetrahydrofolate cyclo-ligase has translation MPTSQLPEEWPSPGGGTAAAKLALRDRLVTTRRRRSLAEIGESAGAIADHLLASDEVRRSATVAAYVSIGTEPGTTRLLDDLLAVGKRVVLPVLLPDNDLDWAVYSGPTSLTRAGRGLLQPLGTTLGVEAVATADAVLVPGLAVSPTGMRLGRGGGSYDRTLARVPVGTFTCVLLYDDEVGVDVPAEAHDRRVAAACSPAGIRRF, from the coding sequence GTGCCGACCTCGCAACTTCCCGAGGAATGGCCGTCGCCCGGAGGGGGTACGGCGGCCGCCAAGCTCGCGCTCCGCGACCGGCTGGTGACCACCCGCCGCCGGCGCTCGCTCGCCGAGATCGGGGAGTCGGCCGGCGCGATCGCCGACCACCTGCTCGCCTCCGACGAGGTGCGACGCAGCGCCACCGTCGCCGCCTACGTCTCCATCGGCACCGAGCCGGGCACGACCCGCCTCCTCGACGACCTGCTCGCCGTCGGCAAGCGGGTGGTGCTGCCCGTGCTGCTGCCCGACAACGACCTCGACTGGGCGGTGTACTCCGGTCCGACGTCCCTCACCCGGGCGGGTCGCGGGCTGCTCCAGCCGCTCGGGACGACCCTCGGCGTCGAGGCCGTCGCCACCGCCGACGCCGTGCTGGTGCCGGGCCTGGCCGTGTCGCCCACCGGGATGCGGCTCGGCCGCGGCGGCGGCTCCTACGACCGGACGCTCGCCCGGGTGCCCGTGGGCACGTTCACGTGCGTGCTGCTCTACGACGACGAGGTCGGCGTCGACGTACCTGCCGAGGCGCACGACCGGCGGGTCGCGGCCGCGTGCTCGCCCGCGGGGATCCGGCGGTTCTAG
- a CDS encoding UTP--glucose-1-phosphate uridylyltransferase, whose translation MGGTGRSVGLEKAREKMAAAGVDPVAIDNFAHYYRLLEHGETGMIPEASIDPVDIESLAGADVDDAVAADAVRKTAVIKLNGGLGTSMGMDRAKSLLCVRRGLSFLDIIARQVLHLRKEYDATLPLIFMNSFRTSADTLAALARYEDLQVDGLPLEFLQNKEPKLLVDDLSPVSWPKEPDLEWCPPGHGDIYTALRGSGTLDQLIEQGYRYAFVSNSDNLGAVPDAKVAGWFAASGAPFAIEAVVRTPSDRKGGHFARRKADGRIVLRETAQTPAEDKEALADLSRHRYCSTNNLWFDLVAMRDTLDARDGILGLPLIKNVKNVDPGDKSTPEVIQIETAMGAAIEVFEGSQLIEVGRDRFVPVKTTNDLLVLRSDVYEIGDDFALTQIAADIPYIDLDDDFYKLVGEFDKRFPEGAPSLAKASSLTIDGDWTFGHGVQFVGDVKLDSSAAERVPAGEVITGEHKA comes from the coding sequence ATGGGTGGAACCGGACGGAGCGTCGGGCTCGAAAAAGCACGGGAGAAGATGGCAGCAGCGGGGGTCGACCCCGTCGCGATCGACAACTTCGCGCACTACTACCGGCTGCTCGAGCACGGTGAGACGGGGATGATCCCCGAGGCCAGCATCGACCCGGTCGACATCGAGTCCCTCGCCGGCGCGGACGTCGACGACGCGGTCGCGGCCGACGCCGTACGCAAGACCGCGGTGATCAAGCTCAACGGCGGCCTCGGCACCTCGATGGGCATGGACCGCGCGAAGTCGCTGCTCTGTGTGCGCCGCGGGCTGTCGTTCCTCGACATCATCGCGCGGCAGGTGCTGCACCTGCGCAAGGAGTACGACGCGACGCTGCCGCTGATCTTCATGAACAGCTTCCGCACGTCGGCCGACACGCTCGCCGCGCTCGCGCGCTACGAGGACCTGCAGGTCGACGGCCTGCCCCTGGAGTTCCTCCAGAACAAGGAGCCCAAGCTCCTCGTCGACGACCTGTCGCCGGTCAGCTGGCCGAAGGAGCCCGACCTCGAGTGGTGCCCGCCGGGCCACGGCGACATCTACACCGCGCTGCGCGGCTCCGGCACGCTCGACCAGCTGATCGAGCAGGGCTACCGCTACGCGTTCGTCTCCAACTCCGACAACCTCGGCGCCGTGCCCGACGCGAAGGTCGCCGGCTGGTTCGCCGCCAGCGGCGCGCCGTTCGCGATCGAGGCCGTGGTCCGCACACCGAGCGACCGCAAGGGCGGCCACTTCGCGCGCCGCAAGGCCGACGGCCGGATCGTGCTGCGCGAGACCGCGCAGACGCCGGCGGAGGACAAGGAGGCGCTGGCCGACCTCAGCCGGCACCGCTACTGCTCGACCAACAACCTGTGGTTCGACCTGGTGGCGATGCGCGACACGCTCGACGCGCGCGACGGCATCCTCGGGCTGCCGCTGATCAAGAACGTCAAGAACGTCGACCCCGGCGACAAGTCGACCCCGGAGGTGATCCAGATCGAGACCGCCATGGGCGCGGCGATCGAGGTGTTCGAGGGCTCCCAGCTGATCGAGGTCGGCCGTGACCGGTTCGTGCCGGTGAAGACCACCAACGACCTGCTGGTGCTGCGCTCCGACGTCTACGAGATCGGCGACGACTTCGCGCTGACCCAGATCGCCGCCGACATCCCCTACATCGACCTCGACGACGACTTCTACAAGCTGGTCGGGGAGTTCGACAAGCGCTTCCCGGAGGGCGCCCCCTCGCTCGCCAAGGCCTCGTCGCTGACGATCGACGGCGACTGGACCTTCGGCCACGGCGTCCAGTTCGTCGGCGACGTGAAGCTCGACAGCAGCGCCGCCGAGCGGGTGCCCGCGGGCGAGGTCATCACCGGCGAGCACAAGGCCTGA
- the moaC gene encoding cyclic pyranopterin monophosphate synthase MoaC, whose translation MSEAPRGLTHVDESGAARMVDVSEKAVTARAATASGRVLVSAEVVALLRGEGVPKGDALAVARIAGIMGAKRTPDLVPLCHPLAISGVVLDLEVADDAVEISATVRTSDRTGVEMEALTAVSVAALTVVDMVKAVDKGAVITDVRVESKTGGKSGEWRR comes from the coding sequence ATGAGTGAGGCACCCCGCGGGCTGACCCACGTCGACGAGTCCGGCGCCGCCCGGATGGTCGACGTCTCGGAGAAGGCCGTCACCGCGCGGGCCGCGACGGCGTCCGGTCGGGTGCTCGTGTCCGCCGAGGTCGTGGCGCTGCTGCGCGGCGAGGGCGTGCCGAAGGGCGACGCTCTCGCGGTCGCTCGCATTGCCGGGATCATGGGCGCCAAGCGCACCCCCGACCTGGTCCCTCTCTGCCACCCGCTCGCGATCTCGGGCGTCGTCCTCGACCTCGAGGTGGCCGACGACGCGGTCGAGATCTCGGCGACCGTGCGCACCTCGGACCGCACCGGCGTCGAGATGGAGGCGCTCACCGCGGTCTCCGTCGCCGCGCTCACGGTCGTCGACATGGTCAAGGCCGTCGACAAGGGCGCGGTGATCACCGACGTACGCGTGGAGTCCAAGACAGGCGGCAAGTCGGGGGAGTGGCGACGGTGA
- a CDS encoding molybdenum cofactor synthesis domain-containing protein codes for MRAVVVVASNRAAAGVYEDTTGPLIVDALRDLGFEVGDPVVCADGDPVGTAISAAVAEGARVVLTTGGTGLTPTDLTPEVTRPLLDREVPGLAEAIRAAGIAKGVPTAALSRGLAGVSGDCLVVNLPGSRGGVKDALEVLRPVVVHAVEQVRGSDH; via the coding sequence GTGAGGGCGGTCGTGGTGGTGGCGTCCAACCGCGCGGCCGCCGGCGTCTACGAGGACACCACGGGTCCGCTGATCGTCGACGCCCTGCGCGACCTCGGGTTCGAGGTCGGCGACCCCGTCGTGTGCGCCGACGGCGACCCGGTCGGTACGGCGATCTCGGCCGCCGTCGCCGAGGGCGCGCGCGTCGTGCTCACGACCGGCGGGACCGGCCTGACGCCGACCGACCTGACCCCCGAGGTGACGCGGCCGCTGCTCGACCGCGAGGTGCCGGGGCTCGCCGAGGCGATCCGTGCCGCCGGCATCGCGAAGGGCGTGCCCACCGCCGCCCTGTCCCGCGGCCTGGCGGGCGTGAGCGGCGACTGCCTGGTGGTGAACCTGCCCGGGTCGCGCGGGGGAGTGAAGGACGCGCTCGAGGTGCTGCGGCCGGTCGTGGTCCACGCCGTCGAGCAGGTGCGGGGGAGCGACCATTGA
- a CDS encoding GNAT family N-acetyltransferase, whose amino-acid sequence MSDTHPRRAPADRMITSVPGRTWPNVLTSGVDPTVTLRPIRRSDARAWRSARQRNAHWLGPWDATVPPGGEARPTSFRALVKRLSKAARRGTNLPFVIEVDGRFAGQVSINNIVRGSAQFASVGYWIDQDFAGRGVMPRAVAMAIDHCFFAAGLHRIEVCIRPENTNSLRVVEKLGIREIGYAPRFLHIDGDWRDHRIFAITKEEVPRGVLARLIESGGDVSETAGG is encoded by the coding sequence TTGAGCGACACGCACCCGCGCCGCGCGCCGGCCGACCGGATGATCACCTCGGTCCCCGGCCGCACCTGGCCCAACGTGCTGACCTCCGGTGTGGACCCCACGGTCACGCTGCGCCCCATCCGGCGCTCGGATGCCCGCGCCTGGCGCTCCGCGCGCCAGCGCAACGCCCACTGGCTCGGTCCGTGGGACGCCACCGTCCCGCCCGGCGGTGAGGCGCGGCCGACGTCGTTCCGAGCGCTGGTGAAACGGCTGTCGAAGGCGGCCCGGCGCGGCACCAACCTGCCGTTCGTGATCGAGGTCGACGGCCGCTTCGCCGGCCAGGTGAGCATCAACAACATCGTGCGCGGGTCGGCGCAGTTCGCCTCGGTGGGCTACTGGATCGACCAGGACTTCGCCGGCCGCGGCGTGATGCCGCGCGCGGTCGCGATGGCGATCGACCACTGCTTCTTCGCTGCGGGGCTGCACCGGATCGAGGTCTGCATCCGTCCCGAGAACACCAACTCGCTGCGGGTCGTCGAGAAGCTCGGCATCCGCGAGATCGGCTACGCGCCGCGGTTCCTGCACATCGACGGCGACTGGCGCGACCACCGGATCTTCGCGATCACCAAGGAGGAGGTGCCGCGCGGCGTGCTGGCGCGGCTCATCGAGTCCGGCGGGGACGTGTCGGAAACGG